The following coding sequences are from one Kallotenue papyrolyticum window:
- the groES gene encoding co-chaperone GroES has protein sequence MDFRIRPLADRVVVKPQEREEKTKAGIYLPDTASKEKPQEGIVMAVGEGRLDDNGKRIPVSVKAGDRVLFAKYAGTEIKLDDEEYLILAEKDILAVVQE, from the coding sequence ATGGATTTCCGCATTCGTCCGCTGGCTGATCGCGTGGTGGTCAAGCCGCAGGAGCGTGAGGAGAAGACCAAAGCCGGCATCTACCTGCCCGACACCGCCAGCAAGGAGAAGCCGCAGGAAGGCATCGTCATGGCAGTCGGCGAGGGTCGGCTGGACGACAACGGCAAGCGCATCCCCGTCTCGGTCAAGGCTGGCGATCGCGTCCTCTTCGCCAAGTATGCCGGCACCGAGATCAAGCTCGATGACGAAGAGTACCTCATCCTGGCCGAGAAGGACATTCTGGCAGTCGTTCAGGAGTAA
- the groL gene encoding chaperonin GroEL (60 kDa chaperone family; promotes refolding of misfolded polypeptides especially under stressful conditions; forms two stacked rings of heptamers to form a barrel-shaped 14mer; ends can be capped by GroES; misfolded proteins enter the barrel where they are refolded when GroES binds), translated as MAKQVVFNEEARRSLKRGVDIVADAVKTTLGPRGRNVAIDKKFGSPTVTHDGVTVAKEIELKDPFENMGARLFVEAATKTDDIAGDGTTTATVLAQSIVNEGLRLVAAGANPMLIKRGLDKGAAAVVEALKELAQPVRDRQEVANVAAISAADQEIGELLAEVMDKVGKDGVITVEEGRGLGYETEYTEGMQIDRGYISPYFVTNSERMEAVLDEPYILITDKKISSIQEILPVLEKVLQVTKNLLIIAEDVDGEALATLVVNKLRGTINALAVKAPGFGDRRKAMLQDIAILTGGTVISEEIGRKLESATVEDLGRARRVVSTKDDTTIIEGYGDESAIKARIEQIRAQIETTTSDFDREKLQERLAKLAGGVAVVKVGAATEPELKERKHRVEDALRATRAAVEEGIVPGGGVALINVVGALDKVQPANDDERAAINILRRALEEPIRQLARNAGEDGAVIIDTVRRLQKERNDTTIGYNVMTGEYGSMLQQGVIDPVKVTRSAVQNAVSIASMILTTDALVAEIPEEKPAAPAPGGAGMDF; from the coding sequence ATGGCTAAGCAGGTCGTCTTTAACGAAGAAGCGCGTCGCTCGCTCAAGCGCGGCGTTGACATCGTCGCGGATGCGGTTAAAACCACGCTAGGCCCGCGCGGTCGCAATGTGGCCATCGACAAGAAGTTCGGCTCGCCCACGGTCACGCACGACGGCGTGACGGTCGCCAAGGAGATCGAGCTCAAGGATCCTTTCGAGAACATGGGCGCGCGGCTGTTCGTCGAGGCCGCGACCAAGACCGACGACATCGCGGGTGACGGCACCACCACCGCCACCGTGCTGGCGCAGTCGATCGTCAACGAAGGGCTGCGCCTGGTAGCCGCCGGTGCCAACCCGATGCTGATCAAGCGCGGTCTGGACAAGGGCGCGGCGGCGGTCGTCGAAGCGCTCAAGGAGCTGGCGCAGCCGGTGCGCGATCGCCAGGAAGTCGCCAACGTGGCGGCGATCTCGGCGGCGGATCAGGAGATCGGCGAGCTGCTGGCCGAAGTGATGGACAAGGTCGGCAAGGACGGCGTGATCACCGTTGAAGAGGGCCGCGGCCTCGGCTACGAGACCGAGTACACCGAGGGCATGCAGATCGACCGCGGTTACATCTCGCCCTACTTCGTGACCAACAGCGAGCGCATGGAGGCAGTGCTGGACGAGCCCTACATCCTGATCACCGACAAGAAGATCAGCTCGATCCAGGAGATCCTGCCGGTGCTGGAGAAGGTCCTGCAGGTGACCAAGAACCTGCTGATCATCGCCGAGGATGTGGACGGCGAGGCGCTGGCGACGCTGGTGGTCAACAAGCTGCGCGGCACGATCAACGCCCTGGCGGTCAAGGCGCCCGGCTTCGGCGACCGCCGCAAGGCGATGCTGCAGGATATCGCGATCCTGACCGGCGGCACGGTGATCTCCGAAGAGATCGGCCGCAAGCTGGAGAGCGCGACGGTCGAGGACCTGGGCCGCGCCCGCCGCGTGGTTTCGACCAAGGACGACACCACGATCATCGAGGGCTATGGCGATGAGTCGGCGATCAAGGCGCGCATCGAGCAGATCCGCGCCCAGATCGAGACGACCACCAGCGACTTCGACCGCGAGAAGCTGCAGGAGCGCCTGGCCAAGCTGGCCGGTGGCGTGGCCGTGGTCAAGGTCGGCGCGGCGACCGAGCCGGAGCTGAAGGAGCGCAAGCACCGCGTGGAGGACGCCCTGCGCGCGACCCGCGCGGCGGTGGAAGAGGGCATCGTCCCCGGTGGCGGCGTAGCGCTGATCAACGTGGTCGGCGCGCTGGACAAGGTGCAGCCGGCCAACGATGACGAGCGCGCCGCGATCAACATCCTGCGCCGCGCGCTGGAAGAGCCGATCCGCCAGCTGGCGCGCAACGCCGGTGAGGACGGCGCGGTGATCATCGATACCGTGCGCCGCCTGCAGAAGGAGCGCAACGACACCACGATCGGCTACAACGTCATGACCGGCGAGTACGGCTCGATGCTGCAGCAGGGCGTGATCGACCCGGTCAAGGTGACGCGCTCGGCGGTGCAGAACGCGGTCTCGATCGCCAGCATGATCCTGACCACCGACGCACTGGTCGCGGAGATTCCGGAGGAGAAGCCGGCGGCTCCGGCGCCGGGCGGCGCGGGCATGGACTTCTAG